A genomic segment from Diceros bicornis minor isolate mBicDic1 chromosome 5, mDicBic1.mat.cur, whole genome shotgun sequence encodes:
- the LOC131405888 gene encoding olfactory receptor 4F6-like, translating into MNGANDSVVSEFVLIGLSNSWEMHLFLFWFFSVFYMGIILGNLFIVFTVIIDSHLHSRMYFLLANLSLLDLGLSSTTVPKMISDLFTDCNIISFPKCMMQIFFIHVMGGVEMVMLVAMAYDRYTAICKPLHYLTIMSPKICVFFVVAAWIVGIFHAVSQFVFVINLPFCGPNKVDSFYCDFPRVMKLACVDTYKLEFVIIANSGFISMATFLSLMISYIFILVTVWKRSSGDLSKAFVTLSAHIIVVILFFLPCIFLYVWPFPTTSLDKYLFIVDFAITPVLNPTIYTLRNKDMRVAMRRLGKRVVGSSRIS; encoded by the coding sequence ATGAATGGAGCAAATGACTCTGTTGTATCTGAATTTGTATTGATCGGACTTTCAAATTCGTGGGAGatgcatctttttctcttttggttcTTCTCTGTGTTCTACATGGGGATTATCCTGGGAAACCTCTTCATTGTATTCACGGTAATTATTGACTCTCATTTACACTCCCGCATGTACTTCTTATTGGCCAACCTCTCTCTTCTTGATCTAGGTCTTTCCTCTACCACAGTGCCCAAAATGATCTCTGATCTTTTCACTGACTGCAACAtcatttcttttccaaaatgCATGATGcagatattttttattcatgtcaTGGGTGGAGTTGAGATGGTGATGCTGGTAGCCATGGCATATGACAGGTACACTGCAATTTGCAAGCCTCTCCATTACCTGACAATCATGAGCCCcaaaatttgtgttttctttgtagTGGCTGCCTGGATAGTGGGAATATTCCATGCTGTATCTCAGTttgtttttgtcataaatttgCCCTTTTGTGGCCCTAATAAAGTAGATAGTTTTTACTGTGATTTTCCTCGCGTCATGAAACTTGCTTGTGTAGACACTTATAAGCTAGAATTTGTAATCATTGCTAACAGTGGGTTTATATCTATGGCTACCTTCTTGTCTTTAATGATATCCTATATCTTCATTTTGGTGACTGTCTGGAAACGTTCTTCAGGGGACTTATCCAAAGCATTTGTCACATTGTCAGCTCACATCATTGtagtgattttgttttttctgccATGCATATTTCTCTATGTGTGGCCTTTCCCTACGACATCACTGGATAAGTATTTATTCATTGTTGACTTTGCTATCACTCCTGTATTGAATCCTACCATCTATACATTAAGAAACAAAGACATGAGAGTGGCCATGAGAAGACTGGGCAAACGGGTTGTGGGTTCTAGCAGGATCTCATAA
- the LOC131405535 gene encoding olfactory receptor 4F17: MVTEFIFMGLSNSQELQIFLFVFFLVFYVGILFGNLLIVITVACDSHLHSPMYFLLANLSLIDLCLSSVTAPKMIADFCSKHKVISFKGCLAQIFLLHFFCGSELVILVAMAFDRYVAICKPLHYPAIMCGNACVGIVASAWGTGLLHAVSQLAFAVNSPFCGPNKIDSFYCDLPRVIKLACTDTYRLDIMVIANSGVLTVCSFILLIISYTIILMTIQHRPSDRSSKALSTLTAHITVVLLFFGPCILIYAWPFPIKSLDKFLAVFYSVVTPLLNPIIYTLRNKDMKTAMKCLRKWNVNFRVKS, encoded by the coding sequence ATGGTGACTGAGTTCATTTTTATGGGACTTTCCAATTCTCAGGAACTCCAGattttcctatttgtgttcttTCTTGTATTCTATGTAGGAATTTTGTTTGGAAATCTTCTTATTGTCATAACTGTGGCTTGTGACTCCCATCTTCACTCCCCCATGTATTTCCTGCTGGCCAACCTCTCActcattgatctgtgtctgtctTCAGTCACAGCCCCCAAGATGATTGCTGACTTTTGCAGTAAACACAAAGTCATCTCTTTCAAGGGCTGCCTTGCTCagatatttctccttcacttcttcTGTGGGAGTGAGTTGGTGATCCTTGTAGCCATGGCCTTTGATAGATATGTAGCAATCTGTAAACCCCTTCACTACCCTGCAATTATGTGTGGCAATGCCTGTGTTGGCATTGTTGCTTCAGCATGGGGAACTGGCTTGCTCCACGCAGTGAGCCAATTGGCCTTTGCAGTAAATTCACCTTTCTGTGGTCCCAATAAAATTGATAGCTTTTACTGTGACCTTCCTAGGGTCATCAAACTCGCCTGTACAGACACCTATAGGTTGGATATCATGGTCATTGCTAACAGTGGTGTGCTCACTGTTTGTTCTTTTATTCTCCTAATCATTTCCTACACCATCATCCTAATGACCATCCAGCATCGCCCTTCAGACCGGTCATCCAAGGCTCTGTCCACTTTGACTGCTCACATCACAgtagttcttttgttttttggaccGTGTATCTTAATTTATGCCTGGCCATTCCCCATCAAGTCACTAGATAAATTCCTCGCTGTATTTTATTCTGTGGTCACTCCTCTCTTGAACCCAATTATATACACACTGAGGAACAAAGACATGAAGACTGCAATGAAATGTCTGAGAAAATGGAATGTGAATTTTAGGGTAAAGTCTTAG